One stretch of Paramormyrops kingsleyae isolate MSU_618 chromosome 4, PKINGS_0.4, whole genome shotgun sequence DNA includes these proteins:
- the LOC140588809 gene encoding RAB11-binding protein RELCH homolog isoform X2: MEEPVRPLEKRALNFLVNEYLLRNNYKLTSITFSDENDDQDFELWDDVGLNTPKPPSLLHQYRTGGSCPPSPRDTADVAVGVEASELPLNSITQESLHKMERTQACDPGHVTQLIEQPCFAWSNHGCSSRMLISSFLTVTATLKCYFNSFKSSVEAEALVFLIFQQEEIVQELEYQIGLLIGEKHSLVEQIKLLQSDIQSLKKSISMEEVEGGNLRSDQSSMVAPLENWCCADSRGPPEELMPAGAPFRTKGRLDRDPLTTAPAPSLCQPIQPHSKLKTQKAPSQGSAQFEQPKRNLSPAFLQALLSFCQLSADSRLGSEVSRIADSEESLLLMLGRCLPHIVPNVLLAKREELIPLILCTACLHPEPKERDQLLHILFNLIKRPDDEQRQMILTGCVAFARHVGPTRVEAELLPQCWEQINHKYLERRLLVAESCGALAPYLPKEIRSSLVLSMLKQMLTEDKAHLVREAVVKSLGVIMGYIDDADKYSQGFELMLLSLGDPSERVVSATHQVFIPAFAAWTTELGVLQSQLLSSLLLRVEGLLKESDRGPDEHKLHLLLSGLQSLISPMFALVLQSAPFSGQVELQDSTPPIEVTRFPRPASMLQDVATIVGSRERLAVLLQLYDRQLEHEGTMGWGSLLWVVNQLLPHLIGIVGQINVNSAACVHEFSRLFWRLCRTFGKIFTNTKVKPQFQEILRLSEESVDASDGNDVLTKGTVPIYATGVLTCYNQEEDRKLLVAFLEDVMMSLSLSHAPLDSLKAAFMELGANPAYHELLLTVLWYGVVHTSALVRCTAARMFEVILRGMSEALIDKRVAPALITLCSDPEFSVRISTIPAFGTIMETVTQKELLERVKMQLASFLEDPQYQDQHSLHMEIIRTFGRVGPNAEPRFRDEFVLPHLHKLALGNNRQTAEAKRVGIATQLFEAYSALSCCFISEDVLVNHFLPGLRCLRVDMEQFSPEYEDILSSMIKECEQKVENRNSQEPQG, from the exons ATGGAG GAGCCCGTCCGTCCACTTGAAAAAAGAGCCTTGAATTTTCTCGTTAATGAGTATTTGCTGAGGAATAATTACAAACTGACCTCGATCACATTCTCCGATGAAAACGATGACCAG GATTTTGAGTTGTGGGACGATGTGGGGCTGAATACGCCAAAGCCCCCCAGCCTTCTGCACCAGTACCGGACTGGGGgaagctgccccccctccccgaggGACACCGCCGATGTGGCCGTCGGGGTGGAGGCCAGTGAGCTGCCGCTGAACTCCATTACCCAAGAGTCCCTGCACAAGATGGAGCGCACGCAGGCATGTGaccctggtcatgtgactcagctCATTGAGCAACCATGCTTCGCATGGAGCAACCATGGCTGCAGCAGTAGGATGTTGATTAGTTCATTCCTGACTGTGACGGCGACCTTGAAATGCTATTTTAACTCTTTCAAATCTTCTGTGGAAGCTGAAGCTTTGGTATTTCTCATCTTCcagcaagaagagattgttcaGGAGCTGGAGTATCAGATAGGCCTGCTGATCGGCGAGAAGCACAGTCTGGTGGAGCAGATTAAACTTCTCCAGAG TGATATCCAGAGCCTGAAGAAGAGCATCTCCatggaggaggtggaggggggCAATCTCAGATCGGATCAGAGTTCCATGGTGGCCCCCCTAGAGAACTGGTGCTGCGCTGACAGCAGAGGGCCCCCGGAGGAGCTGATGCCCGCGGGTGCCCCCTTCAGGACAAAGGGCAGGCTGGACAGGGACCCGCTTACCACGGCACCCGCCCCCTCGCTCTGCCAGCCCATACAGCCCCACAGCAAGTTAAAAACCCAGAAAGCACCAAGTCAAGGGTCTGCACAGTTTGAGCAGCCTAAAAG GAATCTGTCTCCTGCATTTCTTCAAGCACTTTTGTCTTTCTGTCAACTGTCTGCCGATAGCCGCCTTGGTTCTGAG GTGTCCCGCATCGCAGACAGCGAGGAGAGTCTCTTGCTCATGTTGGGTCGTTGCCTGCCCCACATCGTGCCCAACGTGCTGCTCGCCAAGAGAGAG GAGCTGATCCCCCTCATTCTCTGCACCGCCTGCCTTCACCCCGAGCCTAAGGAACGTGACCAGCTGCTGCACATCCTCTTCAACCTCATCAAGAGACCTGACGACGAGCAGAG GCAGATGATCCTGACGGGCTGTGTGGCCTTTGCCCGGCACGTGGGCCCCACGCGGGTGGAGGCGGAGCTGCTGCCACAGTGCTGGGAAcag ATCAACCACAAGTATCTGGAGCGCCGCCTGCTGGTCGCCGAGTCCTGCGGAGCCCTGGCCCCCTATCTGCCC AAGGAAATCCGTAGTTCGCTGGTGCTCTCCATGCTGAAGCAGATGCTGACAGAGGACAAGGCCCACCTGGTGCGGGAAGCCGTGGTCAAGAGCCTGGGCGTCATTATGGGCTACATCGACGATGCCGACAAGTACTCACAG ggcttcgAGCTGATGCTGCTGTCGCTGGGCGACCCATCCGAGCGGGTGGTCAGCGCCACCCACCAGGTCTTCATTCCGGCCTTTGCAGCCTGGACCACAGAACTGGGTGTCCTGCAGAGCCAGCTCCTGTCCAGCCTGCTGCTGCGCGTCGAGGGCCTGCTGAAG GAGAGCGACCGTGGCCCTGACGAACACAAGCTCCACCTGCTCCTGTCGGGCCTGCAGTCCCTTATCTCCCCAATGTTTGCCTTGGTGCTCCAGAGCGCCCCCTTCAGCGGCCAGGTGGAGCTGCAGGACAGCACCCCGCCCATCGAGG TGACACGGTTCCCGCGTCCGGCGTCCATGCTCCAGGACGTGGCCACGATCGTTGGTAGCCGCGAGCGCCTGGCGGTGCTGCTGCAGCTGTATGACCGGCAGCTGGAGCATGAGGGGACCATGGGCTGGGGCAGCCTGCTCTGGGTGGTCAACCAGCT GTTACCCCATCTCATCGGAATTGTGGGCCAGATCAACGTCAACTCCGCAGCCTGCGTGCACGAGTTCTCCAGGCTTTTCTGGAGGCTGTGCCGGACGTTTGGAAAGATCTTCACAAACACGAAG GTGAAGCCGCAGTTCCAGGAAATCCTGCGGCTGTCTGAGGAGAGCGTGG ACGCCTCGGATGGGAATGATGTTCTGACGAAGGGCACCGTGCCCATCTACGCCACCGGGGTGCTGACGTGCTACAACCAG gaGGAGGACCGCAAGCTGCTGGTGGCCTTCCTGGAGGACGTCATGATGAGCCTGTCTCTGTCCCATGCTCCTCTGGACAGCCTGAAAGCCGCCTTCATGGAGCTGGG CGCCAACCCAGCGTATCACGAGCTGTTGCTGACGGTGCTTTGGTACGGCGTGGTGCACACCTCCGCCCTCGTGCGCTGCACTGCAGCCCGCATGTTCGAG GTGATTCTCAGGGGCATGAGCGAGGCCTTAATTGACAAGCGGGTAGCTCCAGCGCTAATTACCTTGTGCAGTGACCCGGAATT CTCGGTTAGGATATCAACGATACCGGCATTTGGTACCATAATGGAGACCGTGACCCAGAAAGAG CTTCTGGAGAGAGTGAAGATGCAGCTGGCGTCCTTCCTGGAGGACCCGCAGTACCAGGACCAGCATTCCCTGCACATGGAGATCATCCGGACGTTCGGGAGGGTCGGGCCCAACGCCGAGCCGCGCTTCAGAGACGAGT TCGTGCTCCCTCACCTGCACAAGCTGGCACTGGGCAACAACAGGCAGACGGCCGAGGCCAAGCGGGTGGGCATCGCCACGCAGCTGTTCGAGGCCTACAGCGCCCTCTCCTGCTGCT TCATCTCCGAAGACGTGCTGGTGAATCACTTCCTCCCGGGGCTGAGGTGCTTAAGGGTCGACATGGAGCAGTTCTCTCCTGAATATGAG GATATCCTGAGCTCCATGATTAAGGAATGTGAGCAGAAAGTGGAGAACAGGAACTCTCAGGAGCCCCAGGGGTAA
- the LOC140588809 gene encoding RAB11-binding protein RELCH homolog isoform X3, with translation MEEPVRPLEKRALNFLVNEYLLRNNYKLTSITFSDENDDQDFELWDDVGLNTPKPPSLLHQYRTGGSCPPSPRDTADVAVGVEASELPLNSITQESLHKMERTQACDPGHVTQLIEQPCFAWSNHGCSSRMLISSFLTVTATLKCYFNSFKSSVEAEALVFLIFQQEEIVQELEYQIGLLIGEKHSLVEQIKLLQSDIQSLKKSISMEEVEGGNLRSDQSSMVAPLENWCCADSRGPPEELMPAGAPFRTKGRLDRDPLTTAPAPSLCQPIQPHSKLKTQKAPSQGSAQFEQPKRNLSPAFLQALLSFCQLSADSRLGSEVSRIADSEESLLLMLGRCLPHIVPNVLLAKRERMVVHLCQELIPLILCTACLHPEPKERDQLLHILFNLIKRPDDEQRQMILTGCVAFARHVGPTRVEAELLPQCWEQINHKYLERRLLVAESCGALAPYLPKEIRSSLVLSMLKQMLTEDKAHLVREAVVKSLGVIMGYIDDADKYSQGFELMLLSLGDPSERVVSATHQVFIPAFAAWTTELGVLQSQLLSSLLLRVEGLLKESDRGPDEHKLHLLLSGLQSLISPMFALVLQSAPFSGQVELQDSTPPIEVTRFPRPASMLQDVATIVGSRERLAVLLQLYDRQLEHEGTMGWGSLLWVVNQLLPHLIGIVGQINVNSAACVHEFSRLFWRLCRTFGKIFTNTKVKPQFQEILRLSEESVDASDGNDVLTKGTVPIYATGVLTCYNQEEDRKLLVAFLEDVMMSLSLSHAPLDSLKAAFMELGANPAYHELLLTVLWYGVVHTSALVRCTAARMFELLVKGVSESLIAQRVVPALIALSDDPEISVRISTIPAFGTIMETVTQKELLERVKMQLASFLEDPQYQDQHSLHMEIIRTFGRVGPNAEPRFRDEFVLPHLHKLALGNNRQTAEAKRVGIATQLFEAYSALSCCFISEDVLVNHFLPGLRCLRVDMEQFSPEYEDILSSMIKECEQKVENRNSQEPQGSMSIAASLVSEDAKTKFLSKVGQLTTSGAMLANVFQRKK, from the exons ATGGAG GAGCCCGTCCGTCCACTTGAAAAAAGAGCCTTGAATTTTCTCGTTAATGAGTATTTGCTGAGGAATAATTACAAACTGACCTCGATCACATTCTCCGATGAAAACGATGACCAG GATTTTGAGTTGTGGGACGATGTGGGGCTGAATACGCCAAAGCCCCCCAGCCTTCTGCACCAGTACCGGACTGGGGgaagctgccccccctccccgaggGACACCGCCGATGTGGCCGTCGGGGTGGAGGCCAGTGAGCTGCCGCTGAACTCCATTACCCAAGAGTCCCTGCACAAGATGGAGCGCACGCAGGCATGTGaccctggtcatgtgactcagctCATTGAGCAACCATGCTTCGCATGGAGCAACCATGGCTGCAGCAGTAGGATGTTGATTAGTTCATTCCTGACTGTGACGGCGACCTTGAAATGCTATTTTAACTCTTTCAAATCTTCTGTGGAAGCTGAAGCTTTGGTATTTCTCATCTTCcagcaagaagagattgttcaGGAGCTGGAGTATCAGATAGGCCTGCTGATCGGCGAGAAGCACAGTCTGGTGGAGCAGATTAAACTTCTCCAGAG TGATATCCAGAGCCTGAAGAAGAGCATCTCCatggaggaggtggaggggggCAATCTCAGATCGGATCAGAGTTCCATGGTGGCCCCCCTAGAGAACTGGTGCTGCGCTGACAGCAGAGGGCCCCCGGAGGAGCTGATGCCCGCGGGTGCCCCCTTCAGGACAAAGGGCAGGCTGGACAGGGACCCGCTTACCACGGCACCCGCCCCCTCGCTCTGCCAGCCCATACAGCCCCACAGCAAGTTAAAAACCCAGAAAGCACCAAGTCAAGGGTCTGCACAGTTTGAGCAGCCTAAAAG GAATCTGTCTCCTGCATTTCTTCAAGCACTTTTGTCTTTCTGTCAACTGTCTGCCGATAGCCGCCTTGGTTCTGAG GTGTCCCGCATCGCAGACAGCGAGGAGAGTCTCTTGCTCATGTTGGGTCGTTGCCTGCCCCACATCGTGCCCAACGTGCTGCTCGCCAAGAGAGAG AGAATGGTTGTGCACCTGTGCCAG GAGCTGATCCCCCTCATTCTCTGCACCGCCTGCCTTCACCCCGAGCCTAAGGAACGTGACCAGCTGCTGCACATCCTCTTCAACCTCATCAAGAGACCTGACGACGAGCAGAG GCAGATGATCCTGACGGGCTGTGTGGCCTTTGCCCGGCACGTGGGCCCCACGCGGGTGGAGGCGGAGCTGCTGCCACAGTGCTGGGAAcag ATCAACCACAAGTATCTGGAGCGCCGCCTGCTGGTCGCCGAGTCCTGCGGAGCCCTGGCCCCCTATCTGCCC AAGGAAATCCGTAGTTCGCTGGTGCTCTCCATGCTGAAGCAGATGCTGACAGAGGACAAGGCCCACCTGGTGCGGGAAGCCGTGGTCAAGAGCCTGGGCGTCATTATGGGCTACATCGACGATGCCGACAAGTACTCACAG ggcttcgAGCTGATGCTGCTGTCGCTGGGCGACCCATCCGAGCGGGTGGTCAGCGCCACCCACCAGGTCTTCATTCCGGCCTTTGCAGCCTGGACCACAGAACTGGGTGTCCTGCAGAGCCAGCTCCTGTCCAGCCTGCTGCTGCGCGTCGAGGGCCTGCTGAAG GAGAGCGACCGTGGCCCTGACGAACACAAGCTCCACCTGCTCCTGTCGGGCCTGCAGTCCCTTATCTCCCCAATGTTTGCCTTGGTGCTCCAGAGCGCCCCCTTCAGCGGCCAGGTGGAGCTGCAGGACAGCACCCCGCCCATCGAGG TGACACGGTTCCCGCGTCCGGCGTCCATGCTCCAGGACGTGGCCACGATCGTTGGTAGCCGCGAGCGCCTGGCGGTGCTGCTGCAGCTGTATGACCGGCAGCTGGAGCATGAGGGGACCATGGGCTGGGGCAGCCTGCTCTGGGTGGTCAACCAGCT GTTACCCCATCTCATCGGAATTGTGGGCCAGATCAACGTCAACTCCGCAGCCTGCGTGCACGAGTTCTCCAGGCTTTTCTGGAGGCTGTGCCGGACGTTTGGAAAGATCTTCACAAACACGAAG GTGAAGCCGCAGTTCCAGGAAATCCTGCGGCTGTCTGAGGAGAGCGTGG ACGCCTCGGATGGGAATGATGTTCTGACGAAGGGCACCGTGCCCATCTACGCCACCGGGGTGCTGACGTGCTACAACCAG gaGGAGGACCGCAAGCTGCTGGTGGCCTTCCTGGAGGACGTCATGATGAGCCTGTCTCTGTCCCATGCTCCTCTGGACAGCCTGAAAGCCGCCTTCATGGAGCTGGG CGCCAACCCAGCGTATCACGAGCTGTTGCTGACGGTGCTTTGGTACGGCGTGGTGCACACCTCCGCCCTCGTGCGCTGCACTGCAGCCCGCATGTTCGAG CTGTTGGTGAAGGGGGTCAGTGAGAGTCTAATAGCTCAGAGGGTTGTCCCAGCCCTTATCGCGCTCTCCGATGACCCTGAAAT CTCGGTTAGGATATCAACGATACCGGCATTTGGTACCATAATGGAGACCGTGACCCAGAAAGAG CTTCTGGAGAGAGTGAAGATGCAGCTGGCGTCCTTCCTGGAGGACCCGCAGTACCAGGACCAGCATTCCCTGCACATGGAGATCATCCGGACGTTCGGGAGGGTCGGGCCCAACGCCGAGCCGCGCTTCAGAGACGAGT TCGTGCTCCCTCACCTGCACAAGCTGGCACTGGGCAACAACAGGCAGACGGCCGAGGCCAAGCGGGTGGGCATCGCCACGCAGCTGTTCGAGGCCTACAGCGCCCTCTCCTGCTGCT TCATCTCCGAAGACGTGCTGGTGAATCACTTCCTCCCGGGGCTGAGGTGCTTAAGGGTCGACATGGAGCAGTTCTCTCCTGAATATGAG GATATCCTGAGCTCCATGATTAAGGAATGTGAGCAGAAAGTGGAGAACAGGAACTCTCAGGAGCCCCAGGG GTCCATGTCTATAGCTGCCAGCCTCGTGAGCGAAGACGCGAAGACCAAGTTCCTCAGCAAGGTGGGACAGCTGACCACTTCGGGCGCCATGCTGGCCAACGTGTTCCAGAGGAAGAAGTGA
- the LOC140588809 gene encoding RAB11-binding protein RELCH homolog isoform X1, which yields MEEPVRPLEKRALNFLVNEYLLRNNYKLTSITFSDENDDQDFELWDDVGLNTPKPPSLLHQYRTGGSCPPSPRDTADVAVGVEASELPLNSITQESLHKMERTQACDPGHVTQLIEQPCFAWSNHGCSSRMLISSFLTVTATLKCYFNSFKSSVEAEALVFLIFQQEEIVQELEYQIGLLIGEKHSLVEQIKLLQSDIQSLKKSISMEEVEGGNLRSDQSSMVAPLENWCCADSRGPPEELMPAGAPFRTKGRLDRDPLTTAPAPSLCQPIQPHSKLKTQKAPSQGSAQFEQPKRNLSPAFLQALLSFCQLSADSRLGSEVSRIADSEESLLLMLGRCLPHIVPNVLLAKRERMVVHLCQELIPLILCTACLHPEPKERDQLLHILFNLIKRPDDEQRQMILTGCVAFARHVGPTRVEAELLPQCWEQINHKYLERRLLVAESCGALAPYLPKEIRSSLVLSMLKQMLTEDKAHLVREAVVKSLGVIMGYIDDADKYSQGFELMLLSLGDPSERVVSATHQVFIPAFAAWTTELGVLQSQLLSSLLLRVEGLLKESDRGPDEHKLHLLLSGLQSLISPMFALVLQSAPFSGQVELQDSTPPIEVTRFPRPASMLQDVATIVGSRERLAVLLQLYDRQLEHEGTMGWGSLLWVVNQLLPHLIGIVGQINVNSAACVHEFSRLFWRLCRTFGKIFTNTKVKPQFQEILRLSEESVDASDGNDVLTKGTVPIYATGVLTCYNQEEDRKLLVAFLEDVMMSLSLSHAPLDSLKAAFMELGANPAYHELLLTVLWYGVVHTSALVRCTAARMFEVILRGMSEALIDKRVAPALITLCSDPEFSVRISTIPAFGTIMETVTQKELLERVKMQLASFLEDPQYQDQHSLHMEIIRTFGRVGPNAEPRFRDEFVLPHLHKLALGNNRQTAEAKRVGIATQLFEAYSALSCCFISEDVLVNHFLPGLRCLRVDMEQFSPEYEDILSSMIKECEQKVENRNSQEPQG from the exons ATGGAG GAGCCCGTCCGTCCACTTGAAAAAAGAGCCTTGAATTTTCTCGTTAATGAGTATTTGCTGAGGAATAATTACAAACTGACCTCGATCACATTCTCCGATGAAAACGATGACCAG GATTTTGAGTTGTGGGACGATGTGGGGCTGAATACGCCAAAGCCCCCCAGCCTTCTGCACCAGTACCGGACTGGGGgaagctgccccccctccccgaggGACACCGCCGATGTGGCCGTCGGGGTGGAGGCCAGTGAGCTGCCGCTGAACTCCATTACCCAAGAGTCCCTGCACAAGATGGAGCGCACGCAGGCATGTGaccctggtcatgtgactcagctCATTGAGCAACCATGCTTCGCATGGAGCAACCATGGCTGCAGCAGTAGGATGTTGATTAGTTCATTCCTGACTGTGACGGCGACCTTGAAATGCTATTTTAACTCTTTCAAATCTTCTGTGGAAGCTGAAGCTTTGGTATTTCTCATCTTCcagcaagaagagattgttcaGGAGCTGGAGTATCAGATAGGCCTGCTGATCGGCGAGAAGCACAGTCTGGTGGAGCAGATTAAACTTCTCCAGAG TGATATCCAGAGCCTGAAGAAGAGCATCTCCatggaggaggtggaggggggCAATCTCAGATCGGATCAGAGTTCCATGGTGGCCCCCCTAGAGAACTGGTGCTGCGCTGACAGCAGAGGGCCCCCGGAGGAGCTGATGCCCGCGGGTGCCCCCTTCAGGACAAAGGGCAGGCTGGACAGGGACCCGCTTACCACGGCACCCGCCCCCTCGCTCTGCCAGCCCATACAGCCCCACAGCAAGTTAAAAACCCAGAAAGCACCAAGTCAAGGGTCTGCACAGTTTGAGCAGCCTAAAAG GAATCTGTCTCCTGCATTTCTTCAAGCACTTTTGTCTTTCTGTCAACTGTCTGCCGATAGCCGCCTTGGTTCTGAG GTGTCCCGCATCGCAGACAGCGAGGAGAGTCTCTTGCTCATGTTGGGTCGTTGCCTGCCCCACATCGTGCCCAACGTGCTGCTCGCCAAGAGAGAG AGAATGGTTGTGCACCTGTGCCAG GAGCTGATCCCCCTCATTCTCTGCACCGCCTGCCTTCACCCCGAGCCTAAGGAACGTGACCAGCTGCTGCACATCCTCTTCAACCTCATCAAGAGACCTGACGACGAGCAGAG GCAGATGATCCTGACGGGCTGTGTGGCCTTTGCCCGGCACGTGGGCCCCACGCGGGTGGAGGCGGAGCTGCTGCCACAGTGCTGGGAAcag ATCAACCACAAGTATCTGGAGCGCCGCCTGCTGGTCGCCGAGTCCTGCGGAGCCCTGGCCCCCTATCTGCCC AAGGAAATCCGTAGTTCGCTGGTGCTCTCCATGCTGAAGCAGATGCTGACAGAGGACAAGGCCCACCTGGTGCGGGAAGCCGTGGTCAAGAGCCTGGGCGTCATTATGGGCTACATCGACGATGCCGACAAGTACTCACAG ggcttcgAGCTGATGCTGCTGTCGCTGGGCGACCCATCCGAGCGGGTGGTCAGCGCCACCCACCAGGTCTTCATTCCGGCCTTTGCAGCCTGGACCACAGAACTGGGTGTCCTGCAGAGCCAGCTCCTGTCCAGCCTGCTGCTGCGCGTCGAGGGCCTGCTGAAG GAGAGCGACCGTGGCCCTGACGAACACAAGCTCCACCTGCTCCTGTCGGGCCTGCAGTCCCTTATCTCCCCAATGTTTGCCTTGGTGCTCCAGAGCGCCCCCTTCAGCGGCCAGGTGGAGCTGCAGGACAGCACCCCGCCCATCGAGG TGACACGGTTCCCGCGTCCGGCGTCCATGCTCCAGGACGTGGCCACGATCGTTGGTAGCCGCGAGCGCCTGGCGGTGCTGCTGCAGCTGTATGACCGGCAGCTGGAGCATGAGGGGACCATGGGCTGGGGCAGCCTGCTCTGGGTGGTCAACCAGCT GTTACCCCATCTCATCGGAATTGTGGGCCAGATCAACGTCAACTCCGCAGCCTGCGTGCACGAGTTCTCCAGGCTTTTCTGGAGGCTGTGCCGGACGTTTGGAAAGATCTTCACAAACACGAAG GTGAAGCCGCAGTTCCAGGAAATCCTGCGGCTGTCTGAGGAGAGCGTGG ACGCCTCGGATGGGAATGATGTTCTGACGAAGGGCACCGTGCCCATCTACGCCACCGGGGTGCTGACGTGCTACAACCAG gaGGAGGACCGCAAGCTGCTGGTGGCCTTCCTGGAGGACGTCATGATGAGCCTGTCTCTGTCCCATGCTCCTCTGGACAGCCTGAAAGCCGCCTTCATGGAGCTGGG CGCCAACCCAGCGTATCACGAGCTGTTGCTGACGGTGCTTTGGTACGGCGTGGTGCACACCTCCGCCCTCGTGCGCTGCACTGCAGCCCGCATGTTCGAG GTGATTCTCAGGGGCATGAGCGAGGCCTTAATTGACAAGCGGGTAGCTCCAGCGCTAATTACCTTGTGCAGTGACCCGGAATT CTCGGTTAGGATATCAACGATACCGGCATTTGGTACCATAATGGAGACCGTGACCCAGAAAGAG CTTCTGGAGAGAGTGAAGATGCAGCTGGCGTCCTTCCTGGAGGACCCGCAGTACCAGGACCAGCATTCCCTGCACATGGAGATCATCCGGACGTTCGGGAGGGTCGGGCCCAACGCCGAGCCGCGCTTCAGAGACGAGT TCGTGCTCCCTCACCTGCACAAGCTGGCACTGGGCAACAACAGGCAGACGGCCGAGGCCAAGCGGGTGGGCATCGCCACGCAGCTGTTCGAGGCCTACAGCGCCCTCTCCTGCTGCT TCATCTCCGAAGACGTGCTGGTGAATCACTTCCTCCCGGGGCTGAGGTGCTTAAGGGTCGACATGGAGCAGTTCTCTCCTGAATATGAG GATATCCTGAGCTCCATGATTAAGGAATGTGAGCAGAAAGTGGAGAACAGGAACTCTCAGGAGCCCCAGGGGTAA